The following is a genomic window from candidate division KSB1 bacterium.
GCCACGATGGTTTTCCCAGAGCCGACATCACCTTGCAGCAACCGGTTCATGGGAGAATCTTTTTTCATATCGTCGCGAATCTCCCGAATAACTTTTTTCTGTGCGGCGGTAAGTTCAAATGGCAGCGACTCAATCAGCTTTTTTGTCCGCTCGCCAACTTTGAGAAATTCGATGCCTTTCCGTTTGATTGCTACACTTTTTTTCCGATAAGCCAGCATCAGCTCCAGATAAAACAGTTCGTCGAATTTCAGTCTTTTACGTGCGGCTCTCAAAAAATCCTTATCCTTCGGGAAATGCACGTTTTCAACGGCCTGCATTAAACCGATTAATTCCTGCCTCTTTAGAATATCTTTGGGTAATGAATCACGAAGCTCATGTGCATAACTTTTTAAAGCGACTTTCATCACTCTACGGAATCCACGGCTGTCCATTCCAACTTTCCCAAGACTTTCAGAAGAAGGGTACAAAGGAATAATCCTTCCTGTATTTAAAAAATCATTTTCTCCATCGTCACTGAGCTTGTCAAATTCCGGATGTACCATTTGGTACTCGCCAAAATAGCCAACTTTACCGCTAAAAGCAATGGTCTCCCCTTTTTCAAAGATTTTGTTCCAATACTCAGCACGATGAAACCAGACACCGCTTAAAAACCCTGTGCCGTCAAATAGCACCAAAACGAAACGCTTCCGCCGTCCCTGCTTAATGCCGCAAAACTGCACTTTTCCGACCACAGTGGCGGTCATGTTCTCTTTTAAATCTTTGACTTTGTTGATGTGACTGCGATCTAAATAGCGGCGGGGGAAATAATAAAGCAGGTCATGAATCGACTCCACCCCAACTTCACACAGACGTTCTGCACGCTTTTCTCCTATTCCTTTTAAAAACTTTACTGAAGTGCTGAGGTTTTGAGAGCTGGTACCAACCACATCTTTAAATTGATTATTGAATATTGTTTATTGAAAAGCCTTGATTCATTTTTTTTATGACAAATTATAAACGGAGCTCGACCACAATTATACTTAAGTTTTTTTCGCTAGAAATAATTCAGTTCTTGATTAAGAAAAATTTTAAAACAGTAATAATATTCAATCATCAATAAACAATTATCTATTATAGCGCACAACATATTCAACAACGACTTCAGCATCTTTGGGAATCTCAATACTAAATTCGATTGTTGCAGCATCTTTCTTTTTGTACTCGTGAGTGTTTCGCAGAATTTCCCAGCCAAAATTGACATGCTCGATGATCGTCACCCGCACCGATTCCTCTTTGTGATTTCGCAGCTTAATTTGCCATGTTTCTTCCCAGGCAGTTTTGCCGATTGATTTACGCTCTTTCTGAGTCCGGTCCCCGACGATGTCAAAAGCGTTGCCCACATAAACCCGAACTTTCTCGTCTTTTGGAGTGTGGTCGATAAAATCTTCTCCGATGAAAACGAGCGATTTATCATCGTCGCGTTTATAAACCCGCACTTTACCCTTTGGCAGCGGCATGCCAAGACCAGATGTTTTTTTATTCTCAAACTCTAAGTTCACCCGAACTTTTTTTCGATCGCGAGCGCCATTGTAAGAGTAGGTTTTGTTTACTTTGACTTCAGTGGGAGAAAATAAGGAAATTTGCTTAATTTGATTGTTCGCAACAGTTGCGGGCCGCTGCAAGGTGTAAATGTGATATTCAAAAAAGGCTTTTTCTTCGAATTGGGGCGCACTCGCTATCATCATCTCAGCCTGGCCTCGCCCCCTTCTAAGAGGTCTAATATCCTGAGCTCGATGTACATCGCCAGCCACAAGTTTGAGTTTGGCATTCTCGTAAGTCGCGCCCGATTTATTGTCAACAGAAACCCAACCGCTGAGCTCTAAAATAGTATCGTCTTTGTTCACAACCCCGACGTACTCAGCGTGCCATTGAATCCCGTTGGTTAAATAACCAACCTCAGTTTGGTGTTTCCCTGCTTGTTGACAATTGATCGACCAAACTAAAGTCGGGCGTGTGATTAACCCGTCCGGAAGCTTCGGAAAAGCCATATTTTCGACCGCTTCCCGCCTAACTATTTTGATGCCGCCGTCGGATTCCCTTAAAATAACATCCCTGGCTGAGGCATTTAACAAAGTGCCGGAATAAGCCGTGCCTTCTTTGGTCTCAAGTCTAATTTCCTGCTCGATGTACTTTTGCAAAATCCTGGTAGCATTGACCAGATCGTACTCATAGTTCTGTTCCAAAATTTCGACTTTGTCGGGGGCAGTGAGAGAAACAAAATAAACGGAAGTCGGATCGATTTGAGCAGCAACATCCTGAAACTTGATTTCGAAAGTTCCTTTGGCGAGCTGTAAAGTTCGGACATCTTTGACAAGAGCCAAATTATTGTTGTAAATCGTAAGGCCGATTTCTTTGTTTTGGGCAAGGGTGTTGGAACCGCAGACAAGCAGAAAAAGGGAAATTAGAATTTTCTGGATATTGAATTCCATTCTATTTATGCTGCTAGGCTCTCCAAATTCGTCTTAAGCTTATTCAAATTAGATTCAAAGTCTACCTTCTTCTTCTTCTCAAGTTCGACAATATTTTCCGGAGCCTTGGATAAAAAATCTGGACTTTGCAGTTTGGTGTTCAACCCTTCCAACTGCTTTTCCAAGCGCGAAATATCTTTATCCAAGCGCGCTCTTTCAACTTGAAAATCGATAAGTCCTTCCAACGGCAGGAAAATTTCAAGGTTGTTTATAACTGCGCTCGCTGCTTTTGGCGGCCTGGCGGCAGTTTTGTTGCACTCGAGTTCGTCGACTTTTGCAAGCTGTGCAAAGTAGTCTTTGTTCAACAATATCGAATCCTGCAACTTGCCGTTTTGGCCGCCGACCGCGACGATCACCTTCGCCTTTTTATGCGGCGGTACATTCATTTCACCACGGATATTTCGAATCGCTCCAATCATATTCTGAAGAACTTCCAATTCTTTTTCTGAATTATCATCAATAAAAACGCGATTCTCAACCGGCCACATTGAAATCATGATGCTTTCAGCGTCCTGTTTATTGCGGACTTTGAGCCAGAGTTCCTCAGTGATAAAAGGAATAACCGGATGTAGCATTTGCAAAATTTTCTTCAGAGAGAATGTAGCAACTGCGAGAGCAACTTGCTTTTTTTCAGGAGCTTCAGAATTATACAATCGAGGTTTAATAAGCTCCAAATACCAATCACAATATTCTTTCCAGAACAAGTTATAAATTGCCTCATTGGCTTCATGAAATTTAAATTGGTCAAGCGCGCGAGTCACCTTTCGAATAGTTCTTTGGCAGCGGCTGAGAATCCAGCGATCCGCCAAATCCAACTTCCTC
Proteins encoded in this region:
- a CDS encoding DNA helicase RecG; this translates as MVGTSSQNLSTSVKFLKGIGEKRAERLCEVGVESIHDLLYYFPRRYLDRSHINKVKDLKENMTATVVGKVQFCGIKQGRRKRFVLVLFDGTGFLSGVWFHRAEYWNKIFEKGETIAFSGKVGYFGEYQMVHPEFDKLSDDGENDFLNTGRIIPLYPSSESLGKVGMDSRGFRRVMKVALKSYAHELRDSLPKDILKRQELIGLMQAVENVHFPKDKDFLRAARKRLKFDELFYLELMLAYRKKSVAIKRKGIEFLKVGERTKKLIESLPFELTAAQKKVIREIRDDMKKDSPMNRLLQGDVGSGKTIVA
- a CDS encoding DUF4139 domain-containing protein, translated to MEFNIQKILISLFLLVCGSNTLAQNKEIGLTIYNNNLALVKDVRTLQLAKGTFEIKFQDVAAQIDPTSVYFVSLTAPDKVEILEQNYEYDLVNATRILQKYIEQEIRLETKEGTAYSGTLLNASARDVILRESDGGIKIVRREAVENMAFPKLPDGLITRPTLVWSINCQQAGKHQTEVGYLTNGIQWHAEYVGVVNKDDTILELSGWVSVDNKSGATYENAKLKLVAGDVHRAQDIRPLRRGRGQAEMMIASAPQFEEKAFFEYHIYTLQRPATVANNQIKQISLFSPTEVKVNKTYSYNGARDRKKVRVNLEFENKKTSGLGMPLPKGKVRVYKRDDDKSLVFIGEDFIDHTPKDEKVRVYVGNAFDIVGDRTQKERKSIGKTAWEETWQIKLRNHKEESVRVTIIEHVNFGWEILRNTHEYKKKDAATIEFSIEIPKDAEVVVEYVVRYNR